DNA sequence from the Acidobacteriota bacterium genome:
CCGGGACATGGACGAACTGGAGCAACGGGCCCAGCGCGTCTCGGACATGCAGGGTCGGATCGAGGAGCAGGTCGAGGACCTGGCCGGCCAGGAAGGCGAGGATGGCCGGAGGCGCAGCGACCTCACGGCGCAGGAGCGCTCGGAGTTGATCGAGCGGATCATGGAGCGCAAGGATAGGTTGACCGACGAGGTCGCGGGTCTGGAGGCCCAGCTCAACCGGATGATGAGGAGCGCCCGCGATGAGCAGCCGGAGGCGGCCCGCAAGCTGCAGGCGTCGGCCGAAGTGATCCGGGACGAGCAGCTGAAGGAGAAGATCCGCTACTCCAAGGGTGTGCTGGCGGGGCGCGATGCGGAGTTCGCTCGCCTGTTCGAGGGCCAGATCCGCCGGGACATCGATGAGGTGATGGAGCGGATCGCCGAAGCGCAGGCCAGCGTCGGCGAAGGGGGTGGCGATCGTCAGGACCGGATGCTCGAGCAGGCCCGCGATCTGGTCGAGAACATGTCCTCACTCGAGGCCCGTCTGCGTGACCGGGCCGAGGCCGGCGCCAGGCTCGGTCAGCGTTCCGGTCAGGGCGGCGATCAGCAGAGCGGCGACCAGCAGGGCGGCGATCAGCAGGGCGGCGACCAGCAGGGCGGCGATCAGCAGGGCGGCGACCAGCAGGGTGGCAATCAGGAGGGCGGCAACCAGGAGGGCGGTGGCACGGACCGCGGCGGCGCTCGCAACCTGGAAGCTGGTGGCAGGGACTGGGGTCGGCCCAGCCAGTACGGATCGAGTTCGGGCGGCTGGTACCAGCCGGGCGTCTTCACCGCCGAAGACCTGCGCCAGTTCGAGCGCGAACTGGACCAGCGGCGCTCCGACCTGGAGGCCCTGAGGGCCGACCTCCGCCGCGAGCGGATGGACACCACGGATCTGGATCAGCTCCTGCGCCAGATGGGCGATCTGACTCTGCTTGGGCTCAACAAGGATCCGCTGGCCCTCGAGTCGCTGCGCCGCGACGTCGTGGAGGGACTCCGTCAGTTCGAGTACCGGCTGTGGCGCGAACTGCGGGGAGCCGACACCGAACGGGTCTACCTCGGCAACTCCGACCAGGTGCCGCCTGGCTATCGCGAACTGGTCGACGAGTACTTCCGCAAGCTGGCCAGCGAGAGCTGAAGCAGCCTCCTGGCCGTTTGCGCGGTCAACTCCCCGTCGGGATGTCGCTGTACGGAACGTCGCGGTCGACGCGGATCTCGCCCGGGAGGCCGAGGACGCGTTCGGCGATGATGTTGCGCAGGATCTCGTCCGTGCCGCCGGCGATGCGGAGGCCGGGGCTGTAGAGGAAGGACTGCTGGAACAGGGCGTCGGAGGGCATCAGGGACGGGTCCGTGATCACGCCGCCCATGTCCATCAGGTCCGCTCCGAACGAGGACACGTTCTGTAGCTTCGAGGCGGAGACGACCTTGCCGATCGAGTTCTCGGGTCCGGGCACCTTGCCCTGGGAGAGGGCCGTCATGGTGCGCGCCTTCGTGTGCTTCATGCCCATCGACTCGACGTACCAGTCGGCGATCTTCTCGCGGACCGACGAGTCCTCGAGGGCGGACCGGCCGTCGAGTTCGCAGGCGGCGGCGAGCTTCATCACCTCGCGGAAGTCCGGCGGCGGCGCGTCGCCGACGGCGAGGCGCTCGTTCATCAGGGTCGTGATCGCCACCTGCCAGCCTTCGCCGATCGCGCCGAGGCGCTGGCTGTCCGGTACCCGGACGTTCGTGAAGAAGACCTCGTTGAAGTTGGAACCACCGTTGATCTGCTTGATCGGCTTGATGTCGATCCCGGGCGACTTCATGTCGATGAAGAAGAAGGTCAGGCCCTTGTGCTTGGGAAGGGACGAATCGTGGCGGGCGACCAGGATGCCCCAGTCGGAGTAGTGGGCCCCTGAGGTCCAGACCTTCTGGCCGTTGACCACCCAGTCGTCGCCGTCGCGGTGGCAGCGGGTGCGCAGCCCGGCGACGTCGGACCCCGCCGCGGGCTCCGAGAACAACTGGCACCAGACCTCTTCGCCACGCATCAGCGGCGGAATGAAGCGGGCCTGTTGCTCCTGGGTCGCGTACTGCGCCATGACCGGACCGCACATGCCGAGACCGATGCTGAAGAAGCCGGTCGGGACGTCGAAGTCCGCCTCTTCCTGGTCGTAGATGATCGTCTCGATCATCGGCCGGCCCTGGCCGCCATGCGCGACGGGCCAGTGACGGCAGGCGTAGCCGGCGTCCGCCTTCCTGGCCTGCCACGCCTTGGCGAGGGCGAGGCCCTCCTCGGCGTCGAGCCGGCGGCTGACGCTGGGGCGGTCCTTGCGCGGTTCCGCGTTGGCGCCGAGCCAGGCGCGGACCTCCGCGCGGTACGCGGCCTGTTCGGGAGTGTCGTTGAAGTCCATCAGGCGGCCTCCTGCCGTTCCAGACCGGAGATCAGCCGGTCCTTCCACACCCTCTCGCTGCCGATGCTGAGCGCAAGCAGCTTGGAGCGGCGGTAGTAGAGGTGGCAATCGGACTCCCAGGTGAAGCCGATGCCGCCGTGGGTCTGGATGTTCTCTTTCGAGGCGAAGTGGAAGGCCTGCGTCGCCGCGACACGGGCCGCGGCCGCTGCGACCGGTAGCTCGGGCGCGTCGGTCGACAGCGCCCAAGCGCCGTAGTAGCAGTTCGCCCGGGCGAGTTCGTTCTTGATGTACATGTCGGCGAGCTTGTGCTTGATCGCCTGGAAGGAGCCGATCGGCCGGCCGAAGGCGTAGCGGCCCTTGGCGTAGCCGATCGCCATCTGGAGGCAGGCGTCGGCGCCGCCGAGCTGCTCCATGGCGAACAGCACCGCGGCGCGGTCGAAGACACGGTCCTTGAGGGTCCAACCCTGACCGGATTCTCCCAGGAGTTCGGCCTTCGCGCCGTCGAAGGTGATCCGTGCGTGGGAACGGGACGGATCGAGCGTATCGACCGGCTCGCGAGCCACTCCGTCGCCGTCAAGATCGACGAGGGCCAGGGAAGTGCCGCCGCCATCGCGGGCTACCACGATGCAGAAGTCAGCGATGTCGCCGTCAGGAACCGGCACCTTGGTCCCCGTTAGCCGACCGTCCTTGAGCGTCGTCTGGAGGTTCGCCCCGGTTGCCTGACCCGGCCCCTCGGAGAGGGCGAAGGTACCGACCTGTTCGCCGCCGGCCAGTCTGGGCAGCAGTTCCTGCTTCTGGTTCTCGGAGCCCGCCAGGAGCACGGCTTCGGTCGCCAGGTAGACGGAGGAGGAGAAGGGCACCGGCGCGATTGCCCGGCCAATCTCCTCGGCGACGACGCAGAGCTCGAGGTAGCCGAAGCCGATGCCGCCGTACTCCTCGGGGATCGCGATTCCGGGAGACTCGTTGGCACAGATTTGCTGCCACAGATCGCGGGCGAACGGTTCGTCCGTATCCTCCAGCACCCGCCGGGGCACGGTGGTGTCGCAGGCGGCGCGCAGGAAGTCGCGCGTCTGCTGTTTCAATGCCTTCTGGGCATCCGAGAAATCGAAGTTCATGGCTGCTCCGTGGTCAGTTTCGGACGCGGAGTGTAGCAAGGGAAAACGAGGCCGGTCGCCCTCTCGTCGAACCTCGTTCAGACCCGGTAAGTCCGGCCCTCCGCGGCGGCCTCGATCTCAAGGTCGGAGCGTTCGAGCATGTCGTCGCCGAGGTGTGTGAGCAGCATCCGGCCGCAGTCCAGACGACGCCTTTGAGCGAGCAGCTCGACGTAGTTCAGGTGGTTCGGCACCGGCCGGTCGTAGAAGTTGCACTCGCAGACGAAGAGGTCCGCGCCCGCGGCCGCGTCGATCAGAGCTTCGGTCCACTCGGTGTCGCCGGAGAACACGAGCGTTCGGCCGCCGTACTCGACACGGAGTGCATAGCTCGGCGCGCCGGACGGGTGGACGACCTCGAACGGGATCACCCGCAGCCCGTTGATCGAGACGGACTCGCGCTCGTGAAGTTCGACGATCTCGAGTTCGAACGCCAGCTCGCGCCTTGAGGATCCGGGGTAGAGAGCCTCCGCCGCCTGGCGGAGTCTCTCCCGCAGCCCCGGGGGCCCCGCCAGGGTCAGCGGCGTCGCGCGGCGGGCCCGGTAGTGGGCGTCGCTCAACAGGAAGGGCAGACCGCCGAAGTGGTCTCCGTGCAGGTGGGTGATGAGGATCGTGCGGATCGTCGCGGGTTCGATGCCTCGAGCCTTCATCGCGGCGAGAGACGTCGCGCCGCAGTCGAGCAGGGTCGGGGAGAGCGCGCCGTCGTTCGTTTCACCGCTCAGGAGGAAGCAGGTGTGCAGGCGGCCGCCGCTGCTGAAGGCGTCGCCGCAGCCGAGAACCTGGAGTTGAAACGTCATCCGGGTTGTGAAGCAGGATCCGAGCGTCGCGGACGCGGCCGTGTCCGTGACCGTGTCCGTCTGGCGGACGGCATGATAGAGCACCAGGCTACGTGGTACGCAGCGGCATCAAGGGGCCCGGCGAAGGCGTCGGCCCGTCGACCAGGAGGAGCCGGGCAATGGCGGAACAGACCAGTTTCGAGACGATTCGGGTTGAGAAGGACGGGAGCCTCGGTTTCCTGACGCTCGCGCGACCGGAGCGGCTGAATGCCGTCGACGGGACCATGCTGCGCGAACTGGCGGTTGCGGCGAGGTGGTTCGACCGACAGAGCGAGATCGATGTCGTCATCCTTCGCGGCGAAGGCCGTGCGTTCTGCGCCGGAGCCGACCTGAAGGCGATGGGCGGCGCTTCGAAGTTGAACTGGCGCCAGCGCCGCGAGGCAGGCCAGCTCGGTCGCCGGGCGATGGACGCCCTCGAGCAGATGCGAGCGCTGACCCTGTCGCAGGTCCAGGGCTACGCGGTCGGTGGCGGCTTCCTGCTCATGGTGGCCTGCGATCTGCGGGTCGCTGCCGAGGACGCCGTGTTCTTCATCCCCGAGGTCGAGTTAGGGCTTCCTCTGGCCTGGGGCGGCGTGCCGCGCATGGTGCGCGAGATCGGCCCGGCCCTGACCAAGGAACTGATCATCACCTGCCGCCGCTTCGGTCCGTCCGAGGTGGCGCCGATGGTCAACCGGATCGTGCCGCCGGACCGGCTCGAGCAGGAGACCATGGATCTCGCCCGTTCCCTGGCCGCGATGCCCACGGTGCCGGCGGCCGTCACGAAGGACCACGTGAACGCCGTCTGCCGTGCCATCGCGGGCGCCACCGACTTCGCCGACGGCGACACGCTGCAGTGGGTGAGGGGCGATGCCGAGTCGGAGGCGGCCCGTGTGCGCTACACGGAGCGCACGCTCGGCGGTAAGAGCGATTGAAGGTGTCCGCCGCCCGCTGTCGGTTCAGTCGGCCGGCGTCTTGTGGACCCGGCCCAGCCGCATGACGAAGCGGACGTCCTGAAGCCTCCTGACGTCCGCGATCGGGTCGCCCTCGACCGCGATCAGGTCGGCCGCCTTGCCGGCCGTGATCGAGCCGGTCCCTTCCCAGATGTCGAGCAGCTTCGCGGTGACGACCGTGGCCGACTGGATCGCCGTCATCGGCGCCATGCCGCCTTCGACCATGTAGAGGAACTCCTGGGCGTTGCTGCCATGGGGGCAGACGCCGCAGTCCGTGCCGAAGGCGATCGGCACGCCGGCTCGATGGGCCTTGGCGAACGTGTCCTGGATCACCGGTCCGATGGCGGCCGCCTTCGGCCGGATGATCTCGGGAAAGTAGCCGGGGACCGCCGCCTTCTCGGCGACGAAGTTGCCCGCCGAGATGGTGGGGACGAAGTACGTGCCGTGTTCCTTCATCAGCTCGAATGCTTCTTCGTCCATGTAGGTGCCGTGCTCGATCGTCGTCACGCCGGCCCGGATCGCCCGCTTCATCCCCTCGGCCCCGTGGGCGTGGGCGGCAACCATGAAGCCGTAGTCCCTGGCGGTGTCGACGATGGCCCGGATCTCCTCCTCCGTGAACTGCGGGTTCTGGCCGCTCTTGGCCAGACTGAGCACGCCGCCGGTGGCCGTGATCTTGATCAGGTCCGCGCCCTCCTTGTAGCGCTGCCGGACCGCCTTGCGGGCATCCTCGACGCCGTTGACGATGCCCTGCCTGGGGCCGGGGTCGCCCTGCAGGTCCGGCCTCATGCCGTTCGTCCGGTCGCCGTGACCGCCCGTGGTGGCCAGCGAAGCGGTAGCGGCGAAGATCCGTGGCCCGGGCATGTCGCCGCGGTTGATCGCGTTCCGCACCGCCAGGATCGCCGTCGTTTCGCCGCCCACGTCGCGGACGGTGGTGAAACCGGCGAGCAGCGTCCGCTTCGCGTAGATCAACCCCTTGACCGTCGCGTCCGCCGGGGTTTGCTGGAAGCGCTCGAGGTACGAGGCGGCGCCGGACTGCTCCGACGTCAGGTGGACGTGCATGTCCATCAGGCCGGGCAGGACGGTATGGCCGGACAGGTCGATCAAGGTGTCCCCGTCCGCCGGATCGGCGAATCCCTCCTCGACCGCCGTGATCGACTCGCCTTGGACGACGATCGTGTGCCGGCCGAGGACCTCGCCGGCTTCGACGTCGACCAGGGAGCCCGCGTGGATGACGGTGCGGCCGTCGGCGGCGAGAGTAGTCGCCGTAGTGAACAGGAGGAGCGCCGCTACGGTGAGGAAGGCGGCGATGGGGGATTGGGTGAAACGGTTCGTCATCGTCGGGTACTCCGTTGACTTGGAAGCGGGAAGGGGTCGCGAATGTAGCGCAGCACGGGATAGCAGCTACTGCTGGGCTAGTGCTGGCCGGACTGACCGGCGCGTGTCCTGCCGAACCGGCTGATGGTCCAGGTCAGGACGAAGCCGGCGACGGCGAGTGCCAGAGCCGTTGCGCCCTGTAGCGGTGCGGGGAAGGCGAGGTTCTCGAAGGGCCAGAGACCTACAACGGCTCCCAGCAGCAGTCCCATGAGCACTCCAAGCGTCGCCTGACGGAAGCGTCGCAGGGCGAACCGCACGGCATTGCTGATCAGCGTTGCGCCGACCGCGATGCCCACGAAAACGGGCAGCAGTACGTCTGCCGCTTCCATGACCGCTCGCGGGTCGAGACCGCTGAGTCCCGCCAGCACCTGGTCGATGGCGCCGAGAATCGGTTCGTACTGGCCGAGGACCAGGAGCAGGTAGGCGCCGCTCACACCCGGCAGAATCATCGCGGCAGCACCCGCCGCTCCGGCGACCGCGAGCAGGAACGGCCCGCTGCTGGTCGATTCCGCTGCAGTGGGGCCGCTTTGGAGCAGGGCGAGCCCGGTCATGGCGGCGAAGCCGCCGACCGCGCCGCCCCAGAACGCACGGACAGCCGGTTGAGCGAGACGCCAGACCAGCGGCAAGCCGCCCAGGGTCAAGCCGATGAAGGCGCTGTACGTGATCCAGCGGTGGTGCACCACGAGATCGCGCAGGGCACCCGCTAGAAGGAGGATCGCCAGACCTCCGGAGGCGGCGACCACTGCCAGCAGCAACAGCGGCTGAAGCCGCAACCGCAGCCGCGTCGTCAAGGCCACGGCCTCGATGAACCGGGGATAGATACCGACCGCGAGCAGCATGGTGCCGCCGCTGATTCCGGGCACCACGTTGGCGAGGCCCATCAGGACGCCGCCCGCGACCGCGCGCGGCGCCCAGGAAGCGGCGGAACTGCTCTGACTGCCGGCCATCCGGATGGAGTCTAAGGGCGCTTGGCGATCTCGTGCCGGATTGGACTAGCGTTGCGGCCATGACGGACTACGACTACGACCTGTTCGTGATCGGCGCGGGCTCCGGTGGCGTACGCGCCAGCCGGATGGCCGCCGGCTACGGCGCGCGGGTGGCGGTGGCCGAGGAACGCTACTTGGGCGGAACCTGCGTCAACGTGGGCTGCGTGCCGAAAAAGCTGCTGGTCTGTGCTTCGGCCTTCGCAGACCACTACCAGGAGGCCTCGGGATTCGGCTGGACGGCGGGGCAGCCGGCCTTCGACTGGGGCCAGCTCATCGCGAACAAGAACCGGGAGATCGAACGGCTCAACGGGATCTACCGCGGCCTGCTCGACGGTGCGGGCGTGGAGCTGTTCGAGGGCCGGGCGCGGCTGCTCGATCCGCACACGGTTCAGATCGATGCAGGTGGGGCGAGCGAGAGCCGGGTCACGGCGGATCAGATCCTCATCGCCGTCGGCAGTTGGCCGGACATGCCGTCGATTCCGGGCATCGAGCACGCGATCAGCTCGAACGAGGCCTTCTACCTGGAGCGCCTTCCGGAGCGCGTGGCGGTCGTCGGCGGCGGCTACATCGGCGTCGAGTTCGCGGGCATCTTCGCCGGCCTCGGTTGCGACGCGACGCTGATCTACCGCGGTCCGCTGTTCCTGCGCGGGTTCGACGAGGAGATCCGCAGTCATCTGGCCGAGGAGATGTGTGCCCGCGGCATCGAACTCCGTTTCGACCGCCAGGTGGAGTCGATCGAGGAGTTGTCGGGAAGTGGAGGCGACCGTCTGCGACTCAACCTCGACAACGGCGACCAGGTCTCATGCGGCGAGGTGCTCTACGCGACGGGACGCCGGCCCCTGGTCGCCGACCTTGGACTGGAGAACTGCGGCGTGGCGCTCGGCGAGCAGGGCGAGATCCTGGTTGACGAGTTCTCGCGCAGCAACGTGCCGAACATCTGGGCGATCGGCGACGTTACGGACCGCCTGAACCTGACTCCGGTCGCTATCCACGAGGCGATGTGCCTGGCCCGGACGCTGTTCGCCGGGGAGCCGACCCCGGTCGACCACGAAACCGTCGCCACGGCCGTCTTCAGCCAGCCGCCCCTGGCCGCGGTCGGTCTGACGGAGGAGGAGGCGGGGGCCCGCTACGACGAGGTCGACGTCTACCGGAGCCGGTTCCGTCCGCTCAAGCTGACTTTGACCGACAACCAGGAGCGCACCCTGGTCAAGCTGATCGTCGAGCGCTCCAGCGGCCGCGTGCTAGGCGCCCACATGCTGGGCGCGGACGCGCCGGAGATCATCCAGGGCCTCGCGGTGGCGGTAAAGATGGGCGCCACGAAGAACGACTTCGATGCCGCGATGGCGATCCACCCGACCTCGGCCGAGGAGTTTGTTACCTTGGCGTGAGGGCACGCATGAACATACGGAGATTCGTCCCGATTCTCGCGTTGGGAGTCTTCCTCGGTCTGGCCCCAATCCAGTCTACCGAGGTTTCCTTCTCGACAGACGAGCCGCGCCACAACCTGATCGTGCGCGTCGTACTTGTGACTCCAGACGGGCATGCGTACGACTTGCCGAACGGTGGGGGATGGCCGGCCGCCGTTCCCAGAAAAGAGAGCCAGGTTCTGAAGTTCTTCGAGGTCGCCATCTGGGAGGAGAGGAGGTCCATCCACTTCTACGAATTCGACGACGATTTCGACGATCGCGGGGGCACAGCCCACAGGGAGAGCTATGTCGTCATGAAGATGGACGGTATGCCCGGCCCCAACACGCCGGAAAGAAGCCGGTTCCTGCGGGATGCGTTCGCGACGTTCACTACCTACCTGACGGAGCGCTATCCCGATTCCGGCCATCACCTGATGTACAACGGACACGGTGGGCCCGGCGGTCGGCTCTTTGAGGTTCAGGTGACGTACTCCGATGCCTCGTCTCTCCTGGCGCACTGGGCCGGAGAGTTGGGCCGCCGCCTAGGCGTGGTCGACATGGGAGGTCCGTGCAACAAGGGCTCTTTCGCCGACCTGGAGAACTTCTGCCAGCACTCGCGGTACTACGTCGCATCGGACCTGCCCAATGGGGGTTACACGATGGATGACTGGACGATCGAGAAGTTCCGGGAGACAGATCCAGAGTCCCAGTACCACCGGCTGTTCGAAGAGAACGCGAGTCTGGAAGAGGTTCTGAGCGCACGCATCGACCTCCGGAGGCGTCTCTATGAGTACTCGCGAGCCAACATGACGACTTCGGAGATTCGGCAGGGCAACTACTTGTACTCCTGTTCTGCCTTCACCACCTTCGCCGTGGAGTTCTGGGAGTTCGTTCGGGAGAAGGGAGGGCGATACGCGGGGGGCGACGATCTGCATGACTACATGGTCGAGTACGGGGCGGACAGCTCGCTCTTCGCGGGTTTCGAGGATGTCTTCGTACGTCGCGCGGACAACCGGGACTTCTTCGACTGGGGGCCCGGAGCCAATGGCATGCTGATGCCCGGCCGCCTCCCGCTGGCGGCGCGGCTGGTGGCGCCGGCCATTGTCGAGGCGGGTGCCCCCGTGGCCTTCGACGGCAGTGGTTCGCTAAGCGCCCGGAGCTACAGTTGGGACTTCGGCGACGGCTACGGAATCGAGCATCCAAACGCCAATTCGACGCCGGTGCACAGCTACTTCAAACCGGGCTCGTACGAAGTTCGGCTCGAAGTAGCGCGCGGCGGAGACTGTGGTGAGCGGTTCTGCGAGTTCCACTCGGCAACAGCGGTGGTCGAGGTTGAAGCGGCTCCTTCGCCGCCGGTAGCCCGATTCGATCTGACCGGAGACTGTGATGAGGACCTGTGCGTTGTGAACAGCGGCGTCGCCGTGGCCTTGCGCGATCTGAGCAGCGGTACCGTGGAGACGAGGCACTGGGACTTCGGTGACGGAGTCACTTCGAGCGCGCCTGTTCCACGACATTCTTGGACGTCCCCCGGCTTCTATCGGGTCGAGCTTGTCGTGTCGGGTTTGGGCACGGAGTCGACGGCGAGCCGGGACATCCTGGTGCGGGCGAGCGATCCCGCAGGCACGTGCGAACCGAACCCTGAGACGCTCTGTCTACGGGACTCGCGCTACAGGGTCGAGGTGGATTGGCGGACCGGCGACGGCGGCCGTGGAAAGGGCACCGTGATCCATGCGGGAACGAACGATTCCGGTCTGTTCCGGTTCTTCGATCCCGAGAACTGGGAGATCCTGATCAAGGTGCTGGATGGCTGCGGCGTCAACGGCCACGTCTGGGTGTTTGGCGCCTCGACCACAGATCTGGGCTACGTGATTCGCGTGACGGACACGGTGAGCGGGGACGCGAAGGAGTACCGGAACCAGTCGGGAACGCCCGCGGCGGCGATCACGGATTCGAAGGCGTTTCCGGGTGGCTGCTGGAAGCACACTAGCTCACCGCGGTGAAGCTAGCCGTGGCGGCGGCTTGGTTCCGGCGGTTGGGGGCTCTCCGCAGCTCTGCTCAACCCGGACTTCGCCGGCGCTCGACCGCGTCGAGTACGTCGACTTCGAGGCGCGGTCCGCCCAGGTCGGCGATCTCGCGCAGGCCGGTGGGGCTGGTCACGTTGACCTCGGTCAGCCAGCCGCCGATCACGTCGATGCCGGCGAAGACGATCCCGAGCCGCACGAGTTCGGCGCCGATCGCCGCCGCGATCTCACGGTCACGATCGTCGACTTCCGTGGCGGCCGCCTGGCCGCCGACGTGGAAGTTGGCGCGCGATTCGCCTTCGGCTGGCACCCTGAGCACCGCGCCGAGCGCCTCGCCCTCGACCAGGATGACCCGCTTGTCGCCCTGCCGGATCTCCGGCAAGTAACGCTGCGCCATGATGTAGCGGCTTTCGTGTGCGGTGGCCGCCTCCAGAATGGCGCTGGTGTTCCGGTCGCCGGCCTTGAGGTGGAAGATGCCCTCGCCGCCAGCCCCGTCGAGGGGCTTGACGATCATCTCGCCGCCCATCTCCTCCTGGAAGGCGAGCAGCTCCGCGATGCGCCGGGAGACGCGCGCCGGCGGGCAAACGGCCGGGAACCGAAGCGCGAACAGCTTCTCGTTCGCGTCGCGAAGCGACAGCGGGTCGTTCACCACCAGGGTGCTCTTCGCCACCATGGAGAGCAGGTGGGTGGCGTAGAAGAACGCCATGTCGAAGGGCGGATCCTTCCGCATCCAGACGACGTCGAACTCGTCGAGAAAGGCGGCCCGGCCGGCCCCAATCTCGTACCAGGGTCCGCCGGAGACCGGGTCGACGGTGCGGGCGGGAATCACTTCCGCCCGCGGCCGGCCATCCGGGCCGAGTTCCAGGTTGTCGATCGTGCAGACGGCGAGTTCGTGACCCCGGCGATCCGCCTCGCGCAGGAACGCGATCGTCGTGTCCTTTTCCGGGTCGAGGCGCTCGATCGGATCGATGACGAAGAGGTGGCGCATCGCGCGGGAGGCAAGTCGAAGCGGGCCGCGCAAGCTATCACGCGGTCGTGCCGGCGGAATCGACGGCGCGGACCGTACAATTCGGCGCCGTGGCCCCGACCGATCCATGCTGGCTCTTCGGCTACGGCTCGCTGATCTTCCGCCCGGCGATCCCCTTCGTGGAGCGCCGGCCCGCTCGCGTCCGAGGCTGGACCCGGCGTTTCTGGCAGTGGTCGACGGACCACCGCGGCGAACCCTGGCGTCCTGGGCGGGTCGTTACTCTGGTGCCCGCGCTGGAGGACTGCTGCTGGGGCATGGCCTATCGTCTCGACGAATCGGACGCCGAGACCATCCTCGCCGACCTCGACATCCGCGAACGGGGCGGCTACGTCCGCATGGAGATCGAGCTTGAACTGCGGGACCCTGCCGAGCAGGCGTCGGACGTTTCGCCGGCGTCGCCACAAGTCGTGACGGGCCTCACGTACCAGGCCTGGCCTGGCAACCGGAACTACGCCGGCCCGGCGCCGCTCGCCGAGATCGCGGCTCAGGTCCTGGAAGCGACAGGTCCGAGCGGTACGAACGCCGACTACGTGCGGGCCCTCCACGCCGCACTCAATGCTCTCGGCCTCGAGGACCCGCACGTGGCGGCCGTGGCTGTCATGTGCCGTAAGTAGACCGCCGCAAACCGGCGCCGCCCTCCGGCCCCAGGCGGGCACGGTCCGCCGCAGCTCTAGCGTCAGTCGACGATCGCCTGCATCACGGCGTTCTGGAAGTCGGCGCGGAGCGGGCCGCCCGGTGTCTGCACCATCAGAACCGCTGTCAGATCCTCCCGCGGATCGACCCAGTAACTCGTGCCGAACGCGCCGACCCAGCCGAAGCTGCCGGTGGACCTGTGGTCGCCTCGCGCCGCGACGCCGTCGAGCACGACGTCCACGGTGAGTCCGAACCCCATCCCGACCGCCCCCGCCTTCTCGTACAGGTCGCCGACGTGGTTCGACCCCATCAGTTCGACGGTCCGGGAGCCCAGCAGCCGCGTGCCGTTCAGCTCCCCGCCATTGACCAGCATCTGGGCGAACTGAAGGTAGTCCTCAGCCGTCGACCAGAGTCCGCC
Encoded proteins:
- a CDS encoding acyl-CoA dehydrogenase family protein, producing MDFNDTPEQAAYRAEVRAWLGANAEPRKDRPSVSRRLDAEEGLALAKAWQARKADAGYACRHWPVAHGGQGRPMIETIIYDQEEADFDVPTGFFSIGLGMCGPVMAQYATQEQQARFIPPLMRGEEVWCQLFSEPAAGSDVAGLRTRCHRDGDDWVVNGQKVWTSGAHYSDWGILVARHDSSLPKHKGLTFFFIDMKSPGIDIKPIKQINGGSNFNEVFFTNVRVPDSQRLGAIGEGWQVAITTLMNERLAVGDAPPPDFREVMKLAAACELDGRSALEDSSVREKIADWYVESMGMKHTKARTMTALSQGKVPGPENSIGKVVSASKLQNVSSFGADLMDMGGVITDPSLMPSDALFQQSFLYSPGLRIAGGTDEILRNIIAERVLGLPGEIRVDRDVPYSDIPTGS
- a CDS encoding DUF368 domain-containing protein; this translates as MAGSQSSSAASWAPRAVAGGVLMGLANVVPGISGGTMLLAVGIYPRFIEAVALTTRLRLRLQPLLLLAVVAASGGLAILLLAGALRDLVVHHRWITYSAFIGLTLGGLPLVWRLAQPAVRAFWGGAVGGFAAMTGLALLQSGPTAAESTSSGPFLLAVAGAAGAAAMILPGVSGAYLLLVLGQYEPILGAIDQVLAGLSGLDPRAVMEAADVLLPVFVGIAVGATLISNAVRFALRRFRQATLGVLMGLLLGAVVGLWPFENLAFPAPLQGATALALAVAGFVLTWTISRFGRTRAGQSGQH
- a CDS encoding acyl-CoA/acyl-ACP dehydrogenase — encoded protein: MNFDFSDAQKALKQQTRDFLRAACDTTVPRRVLEDTDEPFARDLWQQICANESPGIAIPEEYGGIGFGYLELCVVAEEIGRAIAPVPFSSSVYLATEAVLLAGSENQKQELLPRLAGGEQVGTFALSEGPGQATGANLQTTLKDGRLTGTKVPVPDGDIADFCIVVARDGGGTSLALVDLDGDGVAREPVDTLDPSRSHARITFDGAKAELLGESGQGWTLKDRVFDRAAVLFAMEQLGGADACLQMAIGYAKGRYAFGRPIGSFQAIKHKLADMYIKNELARANCYYGAWALSTDAPELPVAAAAARVAATQAFHFASKENIQTHGGIGFTWESDCHLYYRRSKLLALSIGSERVWKDRLISGLERQEAA
- a CDS encoding enoyl-CoA hydratase/isomerase family protein; this translates as MAEQTSFETIRVEKDGSLGFLTLARPERLNAVDGTMLRELAVAARWFDRQSEIDVVILRGEGRAFCAGADLKAMGGASKLNWRQRREAGQLGRRAMDALEQMRALTLSQVQGYAVGGGFLLMVACDLRVAAEDAVFFIPEVELGLPLAWGGVPRMVREIGPALTKELIITCRRFGPSEVAPMVNRIVPPDRLEQETMDLARSLAAMPTVPAAVTKDHVNAVCRAIAGATDFADGDTLQWVRGDAESEAARVRYTERTLGGKSD
- a CDS encoding amidohydrolase family protein, with protein sequence MTNRFTQSPIAAFLTVAALLLFTTATTLAADGRTVIHAGSLVDVEAGEVLGRHTIVVQGESITAVEEGFADPADGDTLIDLSGHTVLPGLMDMHVHLTSEQSGAASYLERFQQTPADATVKGLIYAKRTLLAGFTTVRDVGGETTAILAVRNAINRGDMPGPRIFAATASLATTGGHGDRTNGMRPDLQGDPGPRQGIVNGVEDARKAVRQRYKEGADLIKITATGGVLSLAKSGQNPQFTEEEIRAIVDTARDYGFMVAAHAHGAEGMKRAIRAGVTTIEHGTYMDEEAFELMKEHGTYFVPTISAGNFVAEKAAVPGYFPEIIRPKAAAIGPVIQDTFAKAHRAGVPIAFGTDCGVCPHGSNAQEFLYMVEGGMAPMTAIQSATVVTAKLLDIWEGTGSITAGKAADLIAVEGDPIADVRRLQDVRFVMRLGRVHKTPAD
- a CDS encoding MBL fold metallo-hydrolase; the protein is MLYHAVRQTDTVTDTAASATLGSCFTTRMTFQLQVLGCGDAFSSGGRLHTCFLLSGETNDGALSPTLLDCGATSLAAMKARGIEPATIRTILITHLHGDHFGGLPFLLSDAHYRARRATPLTLAGPPGLRERLRQAAEALYPGSSRRELAFELEIVELHERESVSINGLRVIPFEVVHPSGAPSYALRVEYGGRTLVFSGDTEWTEALIDAAAGADLFVCECNFYDRPVPNHLNYVELLAQRRRLDCGRMLLTHLGDDMLERSDLEIEAAAEGRTYRV
- the gor gene encoding glutathione-disulfide reductase; amino-acid sequence: MTDYDYDLFVIGAGSGGVRASRMAAGYGARVAVAEERYLGGTCVNVGCVPKKLLVCASAFADHYQEASGFGWTAGQPAFDWGQLIANKNREIERLNGIYRGLLDGAGVELFEGRARLLDPHTVQIDAGGASESRVTADQILIAVGSWPDMPSIPGIEHAISSNEAFYLERLPERVAVVGGGYIGVEFAGIFAGLGCDATLIYRGPLFLRGFDEEIRSHLAEEMCARGIELRFDRQVESIEELSGSGGDRLRLNLDNGDQVSCGEVLYATGRRPLVADLGLENCGVALGEQGEILVDEFSRSNVPNIWAIGDVTDRLNLTPVAIHEAMCLARTLFAGEPTPVDHETVATAVFSQPPLAAVGLTEEEAGARYDEVDVYRSRFRPLKLTLTDNQERTLVKLIVERSSGRVLGAHMLGADAPEIIQGLAVAVKMGATKNDFDAAMAIHPTSAEEFVTLA